GAAACACGGCACAGCATGGAGCCGGACGTACTTCTGCCCGCCGCTTGTGCACTCCAGGCAGCCGTAGACAGTCTCGCGCCGCTGCTGGCCCATCCCGCACAGGGCGCAGGCACCCTTGGGGATGTTATGATTGAGCAGGTTGACGCGAGTGTGGTTGCTCTCGCGCAGGTAAGCCGTGGACAGGTCAGTCATGCTGGCGGCCTTCTCGTAGTAATCCGTGGCCACGTCGTCCAGGAACGTGTCTGAGTGGGTCAGCTCCTCAAATGTCCTGTCATCTATGGGCCACATGATAGATTCAGTTCATGCAGGACACATTTTGCTCATTGACTGCCGATGAAATTAGGGCCCCTAGTATATATAGCTGGAGAATTCTATGCTAGTTGGGTTTGAGTTGTAGTGTCTTCGGTGAATGATATTCAATGCTAAGGCTTTCTAAATTATCACTGGTGCAGACAGTGATATATGACTGAATTTGTGTGGAACGTTTTGTTATTAAAGTTcaacaaattcaaattgtgttaAAAAAGGAGAATAGTGATTATAGTCTTTTGGTTAATGACATTGtgttttttcatttttggttCAAAAGACTGGTAATAGTTTGTAAGAAATTACAAGTTAGCAAGAAAAACTATTACAAGTTCCTCCAACACACATTTCTGGTGAAGTGGGAGAGTAAATATGAATGAGAACAAAATGTTAGTAGATCACCTGCTCTGAATGGGTTTCCGTAGACTATTCCGGAAAGGAACCTCCTGAGGCGGCCAAAGGAGAAGCGGCCAATGAAACCGCCCAGCTGCTCTCTAATCTGCCCCTGCTCAAAGCCCCCACAGGACTCTGGAGCTACGCAGATGTctgaccacaacacacacacacacacacacacaggcacagccacgtgtgaccacacacacacacacacacacacacacacacacacacacacacacacacacaccaatataaTTTATGCTTTGGAGTGCAATTAGATCTGACTTGCAGCAACTTCAGTCAGGATGATAAGTTACCATAAGAGACAGCTGTGACACACCAGTGATTGagatctatagaccctttcaagagagttccattatcagcatcatagttggccccacaagacttcctttttaacattccatatgtaggaagtagattggggcccaaatagaacgttcaaggattgtttttgtttttattgttgaaagggtctataaggatATTGGCTCTGTGGGGCCCACAGATTTTGTTACACATCAGCTCTTTTACAGAATAAGCTAAGGTGAACTATATCCTTAAAAGTTCACTTATCAGAAAGAGTAATGTATGCTATCTATCATTTTTTAATGTGTATGCTATAATTTTACAGACATACATTTCCTTAGCACTCTTGTCAATTTCTATTGGCAGTAAAATTATTAGCATACTCACCAAGGCGTCCATCAAGTCGCACATACAGATCAAAGACACTAAATGCAATTGTTGTGTGAGCTGGAATCACAATGGCTTTATCACGACCTTTAGGATTTCGTCCATCATCTATTTGAAACTGTTTGAAAAACATTTAGATAGGTTTGATTGTGAAAGTTTTTCCACTGGTGAAGATTTTGTAGAGATTATGTAGATTTTGTAAAGATGTATGGTtgtacatgcttgtgtgtgcctctctctctctctctctctctgtctctgtccctctctttctgtctctctctccctcccttcctccatctgtgtgagtatatgtttgtttgtgtgtgtattctgtctGTGTGCTTACTCTCATTGTGGTTCCTCGCATGCCGGCGTGAACTGTAAGAGAACACTGGCGCGTGGTGCGAATGCTCTCCATGACGACACACAGCACAGTTCTCCCACTGTCTTTTGATTGGCGGATGAGACAGTGGTCAAGGTCGACCTTTCTGCAGGCGAGAAGGTGAGACAATCATCATTTACATGCAAATCTAATGGAAAATCCAGACATTTTAATAAAATTTGCTCGGATGGCAGCTCTGAAAGTTGTCATCATGGGTGTCTAGCTTTGTTTACTTACTCCTAATGCAATTAAAGCTTGCTGTGATACAAATGGGATTAAAAAACCCAAACAAACCTTGAGTTGAGCTCTCTGAGGAGAGTGGGCACCTCCACCTCGTGTTTGGTCACTACTCCAAAGGAGGCCTTAACGGCCACTGAGTCGGAACCAGTGATGTTGAAGCCCACGTCATTGAGCAGGTGGTTTCCCAACCTGCCgttcagggccacatcagactTGTCCTCATAGTTCAGGAGCTGGTAGGAGGACACACCTGACAGGACACGAGAGCATCCTCTCTGAACTCTGATCTCATGATGTGTCTGTCTTGTGTATTGCAATTAACCCCCTTAACTACAAATGATTCTGAGGGATTTCTAAAGCTGGATGGATGGATCTTCAACCATTTTTGTGGTGTAATCAAAAAGAACTCTTTCAGTTTCAAGACATTTATCTTCATTAGAGCATCTGTTCTGCATTTGTTCTGTTCTAAATTTCAAATCATATTGATGTTTAGTTACGGTTAAATATAAATTATTTAATACATATTAGATACTATCAAATATTAAGGAATATTCTGAAAGTAACCAGGTGACAATATTTAATGGTTCTCAGCTCAAAGTCAAAGTACAAGGTTTCAGTCTAGTGAGCTTGTCTTGTTATGTTCTTATGAGCTATTGATGTCCACTTTATTAcaattttgtttttgtctccCTCTAATCTTCCACAAGACATTTTTTTCTTACCAGCTGTGATCTCCTTTTCTCCCACAAGTATGTCTTTCAGTGAGAATGGGGTCGAGCCAtacttgttttttttccaaaagtgcttcttcctcttcctggtCACCAGGCTGAGAGGCTGATACCGGTCAGCTTCGCTGAGACTGGGCACAGGAATCAGCCTTCCTGTGTCACCCACCTGTTTCACAAAGTTCTTGGTGGCTGCGGAGAACATGGTGAAGACCGCAGGCGAGACTTAGGATTCCGACTGCCCGGTAAACATGGCTCCTCCGTTTGTAAAAATGTTCCGAGCTCAGGGGATCCTCAATGGCCGAGTTTTTTAGCGATAGTGAGGACGAGTGTTTGGTTGTAGCCTTCCTGTCGAAAGCTGACCCAATGAATTATACAGCTTCCTGAAAGGTGATAGggaacacacagtcacatgccGTGTGTCAAGATGATAGTCACCCCCTGCCAAGTAGTCCACACCACCCTAAATAAATGCGCTTCATTTGTTTGAATATAGATAATTCATTCATTGTTTGGTTTATCCAAGAGTCTGATGTCTGATGACTGGCAGTGACACATTTAATATTATACAATTCTACACATAACATTCCTATTATACTGTTTGCTAAACACTCCAGAATCAGTAAAGAGGCCAGGTAAGGATATATTACATGTAATACAAGGCTGCATGAAACAGACACTCGCAGTAGGTTCAGCCTCACTGGAACATCTGGAACATCTGTTCTCTGGGTGGCTCGCTTCGGTCGTCTTCCTCAGAGCGGGGCATTTGTACTGTGATGGAAaggttacgtgtgtgtgtgtgtgtgtgtgtgtgtgagagagagagagagagagagagacagagagaggaggagagtgtatgagaaagagggacagagagaggaggagagagagagagagtgtgtgtgtgtgtgtgtgtacatgcacgtgcatatctgtgtgtgtgtgtgtgtactagggAAGAGATTCATATGTGCTTGGGGGAGTTAAACTCTTCTATTACATGAACAGTAAAGTGGTGAATGGCCCATAAATGTCATTCTAATGTCCCCACTATTTCTGCTGCTGACTGGACTGTGGGCAGGCCAACATTCTTACATTTCCATTATATGGGGCCTGTGCCATTAGTTGTGGTAACCAAGGTGATTTGAGTCAATGTCAGACCAACATGAAGCCATGATTACACACTGGCCGCTCTTCTTGATTTGGGCTACATGCTATTTTTATATAATTTGTTCAGCTGTACACTTGCTGCTGTCTCCTGTCCGTTCTATATCTATCTCTGTGCTTGTTAGAATTTTGGCTGTGGCATTTTCATTATTGTATGattctttttattatttgtttaacTGTAATTCATTCAATTTCTAACACACATTTCAGATTTGAGCCTTTTTATGGTATTCTTTTTCAGTATACCGCAATGTCCCACTATTGCCCTGAGCTTATTTAGTCCTCCCTTGAGCCATTTGTCCACCAAATACATgcacattttacatttattcagtTAGCAGATGCTtatatccaaagcgacttacaaaatgaagaataacattcaagctacatcgACAAATATCTTATTGGATGGAAGATTTGGACAGATGAATCAGTGTAAATAAAtcattgtaaattaatttgcttTCAAAAATGAAGGCTGTTCTGACTGAATCAAAGCAACATATATTTTCCTTCTCTGATGTCCATTGGCCTTTCATGTCTCCTACTGACACACTAGcctcctttttctccctctttcaaaGGGCTTTTCTTGTGGCGTTTGTGGTGATGCTGCCTCCCAGTCGCAGAGAAGCGCCGTATTGGTGTGGTCCTATCCACCTCAACtacccacctctcctctcaggAGCCGTTCCTGAATACTTAATGCCCATGACCTCACGTTGCCTCCATCGCCTGTAATTTCCCCTGGCTGGGTGGAGAATGGTGAGAAAAAAGGGGCGATTTGTTTGAACGAGCGAGCACTCCTTAAACAACTTACGGCggcagggaaaaaaagagaggagttTATCCAGCAAACACATTTTGGGAAGTCAGTTTTTTGGGAGAATGTAAACCTGGCGCGTCAGCGTTTACAGTGGGCCTTTGTGGCAGGGGAGTGGCGCGCGGCGCGGGTCACTGACTTACAGAGGCAATTTTTGATGATAGAGCAAGGCATGTAGGAAACTCACCCAAAACAGCGTGTTGAGTCATCTGTGTACAGAAGAGGTGGCTgttgagaagggagagagagagggaaaacttgtgtgtgagtgtgtgtgtgtgtgtgtgtgagagagaggggggggggggggggggtgtaagagCAAGGAGTGATGAAAATAATTCtcctgtttgttgttgtttctctGAGCTTTGGTTTTTAGAGTCCACACAGAGAGATGTGTGTTGAGAGGAATGGAGTTCAGAGGAGAGAAGGGCTGACATAGGACAgtaagagacagggagagtgaTGGAGGGAAGGTCAGGGAGACTCACTAAACTACAGCATCTGCTGCCTCAATTACACATCACATCAAATGTCATGGAGGACCCAAATGTATCTCTGCTGCGACATCTGTTCTACGGCTGTGACATGGAAGATTGTGTGACACAGTGGTACTTTGGCACAGTGAACAGCcataaaaagagagggaaaaaaacactcgCTCCATATGTATTCCACTCATAGATGCAAACTTACCTTTTAGGAAGAGAACTAGAAGCAGAAGACACTCAAGCCTACTCCACCTCTGATTGGGTCTGAGCCCCAGCCTGGCTGACACCAAACCAATTCTCaaggtctttttttttgtcattgtcaGTGTCATATAATACGGATCCCCATCAGGATAGCCATTGGTTGTTTACGAAGCAATGCTAGCTGTCCTCCTCTGTCATGCCTGCCCCATTTCTGGTCTTTATTAGACAGGATAATGAGGAGATGACAAGatatgagtgagggagagagatggggagcggGTTCAGGAAGTGACCTCAGGCTGGACTCGAACCTCCAGTCCCCACGAGCACTGGACCTGTTACTGGCAGGGACGCCGACACTACCATTGCACTACGGGTTGTGAAGTCCTCAGAAACAACCTTGTCATGTCAGCTCCGCTGTAATTACCCTGCCTGGCTGCCATTTAGACAGAAGTCTAAACAGGGTGGAGAAAGGATGTGACACGTTTTACCCAACATTTCCCGTGACAGGGGTGTAGGTAAACAAAGACTGGGAACTGCGGCTACTGTGACGTCGCTATAGAGGCACGGGCCTGAAATGTGAAAGCCTGGACAGTGTTCTGACAGTCACCTCTTTGTTGTCTACACATCAAGTGTAACACTGGAATTTCTTCCTACTGTGGATGAAAGGCGCTTTGCATTGCATATTCCTGAAGATTTTACAGTGGTCCGTATATACTACTTCAGAGGGTGATTGCCATCAGAAATCAATTTTTTTTAGTAGCTATTTGGAGAATTGGAAACAAAACACAGTTATAGACAATAACCCATGTAAACCTATTTAAGTATTGGTGTACAGTTATTGGCCTTTATGTAGGCTAGTGGTTGTGATGATCATCATTTAACATTCATAATGTTAGTACATCACCACAAAACAATCAACGAGCACAGGTTCCTAAGATTTGTTTCAATTGTGTCTTGTGGCTGTATTTTTCCTCCTTGTACCCTCAGAATAGTGATAATGGGGTCACAGTAATCATTATGCTTTGTTGAGGTTGAACTTGACCTATATCTGTGGCTCTGTAACAACAAACAGAAGTTGTTTTAAGTTGGATGCAGGGAGCAGATGGGAGATTAACAGCTGGTATAACTATTATGATAGATTACTGAAAAGCCATGTATTTGATGATCATAACATACACAGATTGTCagaataaattatttttggaTGCTAGATGGTTTCAGAATACTTGTTCAGAGGAGAAAGTGGGCCAATTTTGGAATACACTTCTGTGCATGGATTTACAAATAGCATGCCAGTCTTGTGTATTTCCTTCTTTATATACCCTGACTTTCCTCACTTGTGTAGTCTCTCTGCTTACTTCAGGGATCGCTGCAACACAGGCAATAAATCTCCTCCATTTCAGCTATTATCACCTTGCGCATCTGTTTTCCCTACTTTCACTGCGAAGAGGCACGTGAGACCCTCACAGTCAGTGAACACCCTCTTCACCTGGCAATTGTGTATGTTCAGTGtacaaaagagaaaacaggttTCCTTCAAAAAGCTTTTACCCCGTTTTGGCGCAGCTGTAACTGTTTCAGTGAGGCTTCGCTTACCCGGTCATGGGCTCATTGGGCTGTCTCAAACAAGGTAGTCTGGGAGAGGCACCTGACCAATGTTGGCCTGAGATTCAAGGTTTTGGGTGATACTTGACACTTGAAGTCGTTCAACACCCAGTTAGTAAAACAAAAGAGCCATGGTAGTTCTCCATGTGACCAGGCAGTGTGTCAGATATCAATGTTTCAGCTGGGATATACTTTATGACCAAGttagcaaaaacaaaacaaaaaagttacatTTTGATAAGATAACACGAATTATTTTGTTGCTAAAAtagtttaatttgtttttaatgcAGAGCAATATGGTGtttttacaaaatattttaaGATTAAATTTAGCGCAAAGTGCCATGTTTTTCCTCAGCTATTTCTATTTTTGACTTGCGGCGGCCAGTGAGCGGGCGCCTCGAGCATGCTATAGtcacagagaggaaaaaagttgcggggggaggcgggggagGTCGGCTGGTTGCGCTCTGTGCCGTGCGCTGCACTTGAACTGCTGCTGAGTCCTCATACAAGCACCGTCAGGGCAAAGGCTGGCAATATCGCGCCTAGGAGAGAGGGGCAAACTCTAGAGGCTGTATGGTGCAGGTGTGACTGGGATATCTATCACCCCCGCGGAGCGCCCCTGAGGAGTGCGACTGTGTCCTGTTGAAAGAATGGCTGTTTCTCAGCACCACAGGATCTGTCTTTGGCTCGCCGTTTCCTTGGCGCAGGTATTATTTGTGACGTGCCAAGATGCCAAACCTGGTAAGTTCTCTACCTTTTTTAATGTAAGTTCACAGGTTCTCGTTTTGATACAATGGGTAATGCTAATCAGATGTATTAATTTCGGAATTTAGACCACATGCGAACACCAATTGACAGCACGGTATTGAAACAACTGAGTTCTGATAATATAAACATTTACCCATTGGGGGTGCGCTTTTTGCCAGGCCTGAGGAAAATATTTCGTTACAGGTGCGTAAGTGCTGAGCCGCTTTCCTATCCAATGAACCCACAACCTACAATCTAACATTCTCATGGCGCATTGAAGGCTAGTTTTTCTGTTATAAAAATAATCAGCAATTTAACATCAATTTCTTTTGTTGCTAGACTTAGGCCTACTAGATTTACTTTATTTTCTAAGCCTGATACTTTTACCATGCATTTGGCTCTGTGACATGCTAAATGTATTAGCTGTTAGTGTCCTGTGCTCTGAGCAGATACAGGATGTTTGGCGTGTCCGTTAGCCTACATCCTCTGGACAGACGAGACTGCATGGGGCTTTGGAGTCCACTGATTGCACCATACATGTGTTTGTCTCATCAGATGTTCAGATTAGCATGGGATCAGGGCCTCTATGTCTGGCCCGGTCTTGTATTAACTCCTGTAATGTCCATTCATTGCAAGTTAACTTGGCgctttaggctactttttaatGATAGCATCTATTTTTCTCCAGACCACAGATAGAGTCCAGATGATCTCTGGACCAGGCCCACTTGTAAGATGGACCACACTCTCCTTGTGTGCCTAAATATAGATAACAAATATCCCTATTCTAAGCAGGCTTGTAATAGGTATCCCAGTCTGGATAAGATTTTAGTTCATTGCAAACATTGAGCAATGTGAGTTTAATGTTTTTTCTTGTTTCTTGGCATGGCACACACATCTCCAGTTGACTCATGGCATGCATAaagctttttttattatttgtagaTAATTTGAAATCCATacaataatgtatttttttgttgttggtttGAAGCCATTTAGACTTGGAAGTGGTCAACTCAGTGTGAAATTACGTGCTAGGCTGGGGCAGGCTGTCTGCTTGCCCTGCGATATGGCCTATTTCAGTGTGAGGCTTTCAGAGAATAAAGGGTGGCAGAGAGACCTTGTATGAAATCATCTGGGTTTTTCATCCACCCGGGAAGAACGAGGCCACCAATTTTGGTCGGAGTTCTACCCAGGAAAAAGACTAAGGGCACACCCACAGATGAAacagagtgaacacacacacacacacacacacacacacacacacacacaaacacgcacagtacagagcacacagcacacattgcACTGGGCTCGTTTTCAGATCAGGTTGGTGTAATTAAATAGTTgccctcttacacacatactcacacacacacacacacacacacacacacacacacacacacacagacggcatACATCGTTATCAGATTAGTTTGGTCTAATTAAATACTTTTACCACCCACCTTACCcgctcacacccacacacacctccatcacGACGACCACCCTGATTTGCCCTGACTTGCTTGTTCTGCACAGGTTGACTGATGCTGTATGTATGGCACCTCTCACACTCTCGTGTCTGACAGAGTAGCTCACTAAAATAACGCCTAGAAGTAAACAAATGCAAGGCCAAAGAAAATGGGGGCGAAGGGACGTAAGGCCGGCAGAGGTGTTTACATGTTTGCACCTCCCTGAGCGTGGCTACCAGGACAAGAATCCTCCAGTGTAATGTCCTACCAAAACTGGGTTTATTTTTGGGACGTTTTTGTCCattcctctctgtgtttgtgtacccACATAAAGACCGCTCTGAGAGGCTAGCTGACTTTTGGTTTTCATCAAATCCATTTGAGTTTGTCTTTGCATAAGAATATGAATTTGTTTGGGATAGTTTGTCAAATATATTTgacatttaaacattttttttacattttttaaaaagaaatctTATAGGTAAAGTTTTACTGAAATAGATTTTCAACTGACTTCATTTTGATTATAATCACTGTAATCATGATATAATCACAGCTTATTGTCTTGTCCAGAGAAGTCTAAAAAAATCTGGCGTGTCTTCAATCCCAAGCGAGTCACGTGCAGTTAATTACTGTGGCTGGTAGAAAAGAAAAGCATCATCCTCTATCTGTAGACCATCTCATTTGAAAGCAAGATCTGAGATTGCAGTAGTCCTAAACTTTCATTGTCCAAATTCCAGCATGTTATATATTATAACACATTAAGATTCAAAACCTATGGCGGGCCTCATATTTATCCTCTCTTTAGTATGGGTGTGTTATAAAAGAAAATGGGAATATTTTTATGCTCTGTAGATGCAGCAGGACATTTTGTGTGAGGGGTTGTAGACAGAGGGTGTGACCGGGCTGTCAGAAATAAAAGTTGCCCGCAGGCGAATGCGAAGCGGAACATATAATACAGGCTCCTGTGGTTTCCCTAAAATAACGTGTGCTCTCCCACTAAATTGGTACTTGCGCTCCTTTAGCGCtctgtgaagaaaaaaaaaagaaaagatagcTCCATGTGATCATGACTGTAGCAGCAGGTGCTACCATTTTAGAGCTTAGTCCTTGAGACTTTGCTATGATctgtattttatatatatatatatatatatatatatatatatatatatatatatatatatatatatatatatatatacgtatatactgtatgttgtttCGTGTATGGACTGTGggggtttctttcttttttttttcatcattcTTTACTTCCAGTTTAAATGGACGGATCCTATATGGTAGGCGTTTTGCATCCCTGGGCCAACAGAAGGCCTGTAAAGTCATAATGGATGCCATGGACTACCACATGACCACCCTGAACCTGGGCCTGTTTTTAAAACATTCTCAAGGTCATATTTTCTAGAACTTTCTGCCTCTCTGTTAAATTAGTCTTTACTACCCCCTCAAGCTATCTAATGTATGTAATCATTGCCATACCTGCATTGAGCCACAGGACGAAAGAGTTATGTCTGTTATCTTCCAGACATAAAGAAGTTAAAAGAACAGTAAAGACAGTTGTTTTCTCTTGCAACCCCCATGACCTGTTTTTGTCTCACTTAAACCATCAGACATGGTTGATGTGGTTTTAGAGTCTTTAAACGTCATCCATGTTTGACATCCTATGAATTATAGTCTTAAATTTACATGGCTCATAACTGTATAATTTGTCTGCGCCCCTAAATTGTTAGGAATTCATTTGAAATATGCTCTGCCAAGTCTTAACTACAATATTTACTTTGTACAGTGAGCGAGTTAAGGTTTTATGCACGTATTAATTGGTGACAGCCATAACAATCTATCGTAAAATATGCCTCACAAGTTGTAGTCATCATAAGGTTAATCCCATTAAGGGAATATTTCCACATTCAAACTCACTGAGTGTTTCAGCTAAAATGATTATGATGGTCTGGAACAGAAGCTTTTAACCACAAGCAAAGTCTGTCTCACAACACCCTGTGAGAGTGGGAGCCCGAGGAGGAGAATGTTGGATTGTTGTCTTCTCTTTGGGGTGTAttttttatgaagccatgaattaCATGCATCTTGTGTCAGCTTGTTTGTGGCCAACACACTATAATTGATCCAAAAgcgccaaacaaacaaaagaggcCTATGCTTTCACCCAGGAGCACCGCTTCCACAGATTGTCCAGAGGAGAGTCAATTGTGGTGTGAATTGGTCTCCAAAACCCACAGCAATGATACGTTTAAATTAGATTGAAATGAAACGTTAAATGTTTTTAGAGATGCAGCATGctatgtgtatttttgtgtgtgtgtgtatgacgtttgtggttgtttgtgtgtgcgatttgtggttatgtgtgtgtgtgtgtgtgtgtgtgtgtgtgtgtgtgtgtgtgtgtgtgtgtgtgtgaaaccttTTCACAGTTCACTTCttttatttcttatttttttctcaGTTCACTTCTTTTATTCTCTATTTTTACATAATTATTTCATGTATGtattaaaggcacccttaacagtttttttaccttaacacaatgtttccaaaatcattttgatggcacataacctcataacacgatgaacggcacttctgccattgtctgagcggcCCTCAGTAAGCGATTGCCGACCTAGCAACTTTCTAGTTTCGGGAAGGAAattgccccccctcctccccccatccGAAATCGAAATGCAAAAGAGCTGCAATGCTACACACTGCTGTTGTAGCAATCCC
The Alosa sapidissima isolate fAloSap1 chromosome 23, fAloSap1.pri, whole genome shotgun sequence genome window above contains:
- the pjvk gene encoding pejvakin translates to MFSAATKNFVKQVGDTGRLIPVPSLSEADRYQPLSLVTRKRKKHFWKKNKYGSTPFSLKDILVGEKEITAGVSSYQLLNYEDKSDVALNGRLGNHLLNDVGFNITGSDSVAVKASFGVVTKHEVEVPTLLRELNSRKVDLDHCLIRQSKDSGRTVLCVVMESIRTTRQCSLTVHAGMRGTTMRFQIDDGRNPKGRDKAIVIPAHTTIAFSVFDLYVRLDGRLDICVAPESCGGFEQGQIREQLGGFIGRFSFGRLRRFLSGIVYGNPFRADDRTFEELTHSDTFLDDVATDYYEKAASMTDLSTAYLRESNHTRVNLLNHNIPKGACALCGMGQQRRETVYGCLECTSGGQKYVRLHAVPCFDLWHKTLR